A window from Zingiber officinale cultivar Zhangliang chromosome 7A, Zo_v1.1, whole genome shotgun sequence encodes these proteins:
- the LOC122000797 gene encoding protein NRT1/ PTR FAMILY 5.6-like: MASMDGATFPERRKKKPQEAEQELVLDCSVDYKGRVPKRASTGCWKASFFIIGIEFAERLSYFGLATNLIIYLTEVLHQDLETAAKNVNYWSGVTTMMPLVGGFVADAYLGRFSTVLLSSVIYIVGLLVLTMTQLIPGLKPCELATCRRSLRLHEIIFFLSMYLISVGTGGHKPALESFGADQFDDNDATERRKKMSYFNWWNFALCSGLILGVTVIVYVEDNVSWWLAYVLLTAVMTISIMIFVAGRHIYRYRAPEGSPFTPMLQVIAAAMAKRRLALPLDAGELYEAPKTEQTDKRLLYHTNKLRCLDKAAIVEHKGDEVAFAVEKSNQWRLATITQIEELKLILSVLPIWLAALPFGICVAQANTFFIKQGTITDRRLGHFTIPAASVYSLGAIGMLVSVTFYDKILIPFLRRATGDERGITILKRIGIGMAISASALAAAALVERRRLRLVAEGQTMSISWLLPQFMILGIGDGFALVGLQEYFYDQVPDGMRSLGIAFYLSVLGVANFISSLLITIVDHATSRRPTGSWFAKDLNHSRLDLYYWLVAGITTVTLCGYVYLAKRYSYKRVQDNVRVIDSPEIDA, encoded by the exons ATGGCCTCCATGGACGGCGCTACGTTTcctgagaggaggaagaagaagccacAGGAAGCAGAGCAGGAGTTGGTGTTGGACTGCTCCGTCGACTACAAGGGGAGAGTTCCCAAGAGAGCTTCTACAGGCTGCTGGAAGGCATCGTTTTTCATCATAG GGATCGAGTTCGCGGAGAGACTGAGCTACTTCGGCTTGGCCACCAATCTCATCATCTACCTCACCGAGGTGCTACACCAAGACTTGGAGACTGCAGCGAAAAACGTCAACTACTGGAGCGGAGTCACCACCATGATGCCGCTTGTCGGCGGCTTCGTGGCCGATGCTTATCTGGGCCGTTTCTCCACCGTGCTACTCTCCTCCGTTATCTACATCGTG GGTCTGCTCGTGTTGACGATGACTCAACTGATCCCGGGCCTGAAGCCCTGCGAACTGGCCACCTGCCGTCGGTCGCTCCGTCTCCACGAGATCATCTTTTTCCTCTCCATGTATCTGATCTCCGTCGGCACCGGCGGTCACAAGCCGGCGCTGGAGAGCTTCGGGGCCGACCAATTTGACGACAACGATGCGACGGAGCGGAGGAAGAAGATGTCGTATTTCAACTGGTGGAACTTCGCTCTATGCAGCGGGCTTATTCTGGGCGTTACCGTCATCGTCTATGTGGAGGACAACGTGAGTTGGTGGCTCGCCTATGTCCTGCTAACCGCGGTCATGACCATCAGCATCATGATCTTCGTCGCAGGCAGACACATCTATCGTTATCGGGCGCCGGAGGGGAGCCCCTTCACGCCAATGCTGCAGGTGATAGCTGCAGCGATGGCCAAGAGAAGGCTTGCTCTGCCTTTGGATGCAGGGGAACTTTATGAGGCCCCTAAAACAGAACAAACAGACAAGAGACTTCTCTACCACACCAATAAATTAAG ATGTCTCGATAAAGCTGCCATCGTTGAGCACAAAGGCGATGAAGTCGCCTTCGCCGTGGAGAAATCGAACCAATGGCGTCTCGCAACAATAACCCAAATCGAGGAGCTCAAGCTCATCCTCTCGGTGCTACCCATTTGGCTAGCTGCGCTGCCCTTTGGCATTTGCGTCGCACAAGCAAACACCTTCTTCATCAAGCAGGGCACCATCACGGACCGTCGTCTCGGCCATTTCACCATCCCTGCCGCCTCTGTCTACAGCCTTGGCGCCATCGGTATGCTCGTCTCTGTCACCTTCTACGACAAAATTCTCATCCCCTTCCTCCGACGGGCCACCGGCGATGAGCGGGGTATCACCATCTTGAAGCGCATCGGCATCGGCATGGCAATTTCTGCCTCGGCCCTCGCCGCAGCCGCTCTGGTGGAGCGACGACGACTCCGACTAGTGGCCGAGGGGCAAACCATGAGCATCAGCTGGCTGCTACCGCAGTTCATGATACTGGGAATCGGCGACGGTTTTGCGTTGGTCGGGCTGCAGGAGTACTTCTACGATCAAGTTCCCGATGGCATGCGCAGTCTAGGCATCGCCTTCTATCTGAGCGTGCTGGGCGTGGCCAACTTTATCAGCAGTCTTTTGATCACGATCGTCGATCATGCCACTTCAAGGAGACCAACAGGAAGTTGGTTCGCAAAAGATCTGAACCACAGTCGTTTAGACTTATACTATTGGTTGGTGGCAGGTATTACCACAGTCACCCTATGCGGGTACGTGTATTTGGCTAAAAGGTACTCGTACAAGAGAGTACAAGACAACGTTAGAGTCATAGATTCACCTGAAATCGATGCCTAA
- the LOC122000798 gene encoding BEL1-like homeodomain protein 9 yields the protein MTSLGGGGGVGGGQGEEQLQLLRHQPQMYSFYHVPQHSRREKLRFPQDDEPPPVASILHEQSPLYPANSLAAFLPSVSYPYGGDGHVAGGASVPISGNQIQNQGFSLTLSSQSRPTQLGPFTGYAAVLSRSRFLEPARKLLEEVCHVEGQGVKGLNPEVDPPTEWALPEHGGKEGQQWRNSRLLLSLLDEVYRRYKHYYQQVQTVITSFESVAGLSTAAPYALMALSAMSRNFRYLKNSISHQFHQTSKRLRDQGINGDNISNIGLLETSHHHHHHHNQRSTCSPAAAFSQPHPHVWRPQRGLPERAVSVLRSWLFEHFLHPYPTDVDKQNLAKQTGLTRNQVSNWFINARVRLWKPMVEDIYSLEMRQKNKMSAVTEEQPQPPSSCMTNPADAQSLRGGQDNRCSSSRGIQGNNLAPMPNHIHESVLNFVGHDMSNHDNVGVGIGAGNGLANGVSLTLGLHQNNGVCFTEPIPLTVPRRFGLDECTETYMASAFGAEQERQLVKDVGGRLLHDFVG from the exons ATGACTTCTTTGGGCGGGGGCGGCGGAGTAGGAGGAGGGCAGGGGGAGGAGCAACTGCAGCTACTCCGCCACCAACCGCAGATGTACAGCTTCTACCACGTGCCGCAGCACAGCCGGCGCGAGAAGCTCCGTTTCCCGCAGGATGACGAGCCGCCGCCGGTGGCCTCGATTCTCCACGAGCAGTCGCCGCTTTACCCGGCTAATTCCCTCGCGGCCTTTCTGCCCTCCGTTTCCTACCCTTACGGAGGCGATGGGCACGTGGCCGGCGGCGCGTCGGTCCCGATCTCCGGCAACCAGATCCAAAATCAAGGCTTCTCCCTCACGCTCTCCTCGCAGTCCCGGCCCACGCAGCTCGGGCCCTTCACTGGTTACGCCGCCGTGCTGAGCCGGTCGCGGTTCCTGGAACCGGCGCGGAAGCTTCTGGAGGAGGTGTGTCACGTGGAGGGTCAGGGAGTCAAAGGATTAAACCCAGAGGTGGATCCGCCGACTGAGTGGGCGCTGCCGGAGCACGGTGGGAAGGAGGGACAGCAGTGGAGAAACTCGAGGCTGCTGCTCTCCTTGCTCGATGAG GTTTACAGAAGATACAAGCACTACTACCAGCAAGTGCAAACTGTCATCACTTCATTTGAATCTGTTGCGGGATTGAGTACCGCTGCGCCATATGCACTGATGGCCCTTAGTGCCATGTCTAGGAACTTCAGATATCTTAAGAACAGCATATCCCATCAGTTTCATCAAACAAGCAAGCGCCTCAGAGATCAAGGCATCAATGGGGATAATATTTCAAACATTGGATTGCTTGAAACtagtcatcatcatcatcatcatcataatcAGAGATCGACATGTAGCCCAGCCGCTGCATTTTCTCAACCACATCCACATGTTTGGCGGCCACAAAGAGGACTTCCTGAGCGTGCGGTGTCTGTGCTTCGATCATGGCTTTTCGAGCATTTCTTGCATCC GTATCCTACTGATGTGGACAAGCAGAACTTGGCCAAACAAACTGGTCTTACAAGAAACCAG GTCTCAAACTGGTTTATCAACGCAAGGGTAAGACTTTGGAAGCCGATGGTTGAGGACATCTACTCGCTGGAGATGCGGCAGAAGAACAAAATGTCTGCTGTCACCGAGGAACAACCTCAGCCGCCGTCGTCTTGCATGACAAATCCAGCTGATGCTCAATCGCTCCGTGGTGGTCAAGACAATCGGTGCTCCTCGAGCAGAGGCATCCAGGGTAATAATCTTGCTCCGATGCCCAACCACATCCACGAATCAGTGCTCAATTTTGTTGGCCACGACATGTCGAACCATGATAATGTTGGAGTTGGAATTGGAGCCGGCAATGGTTTAGCCAACGGAGTGTCTCTTACCCTCGGCCTGCATCAAAACAACGGGGTTTGCTTCACCGAACCAATTCCTCTCACTGTGCCGCGCCGGTTTGGCCTGGATGAGTGTACTGAGACGTACATGGCGAGTGCATTCGGCGCAGAGCAAGAGAGGCAATTGGTGAAGGACGTGGGCGGTCGTTTACTGCATGATTTCGTCGGGTAA